A region of Vicia villosa cultivar HV-30 ecotype Madison, WI unplaced genomic scaffold, Vvil1.0 ctg.000726F_1_1, whole genome shotgun sequence DNA encodes the following proteins:
- the LOC131630711 gene encoding BTB/POZ and TAZ domain-containing protein 4-like — MANMDGKSLLSCKKSIPIPPPSRQSAATGYPCEYVVMNNLAPRGRSSRVPTATKDLWERLFNEGYKADVRINTDNGGIVYAHSNIIGMASPVLGGMLKQANRSKRWRSISIFGVPHDAVRVFIRFLYSSCYENEEMKEFVLHLLVLSHVYAVPHLKRECEQKLELGLLTIDNVVDVFQLALLCDAPRLSLVCHRKILKNFKTVSESEGWKAMKQSHPILEKELLESMIEEENSKKERIRKMNEKEVYLQLYDAMEALVHICRDGCRTIGPHDKDFKANQQPCRYTSCKGLELLVRHFAGCKLRAPGGCAHCKRMWQLLELHSRLCADPNSCRVPLCRNFRQRLAKQSKKDEIRWTILVEKILKTRGIGIAPCFRPL; from the exons ATGGCTAACATGGATGGCAAATCACTCCTGAGTTGTAAGAAATCCATTCCCATACCACCTCCTTCGCGTCAATCAGCCGCAACAGGTTATCCTTGCGAGTATGTGGTGATGAATAATTTAGCACCGAGAGGGCGAAGCAGTCGTGTCCCTACTGCAACAAAAGATTTGTGGGAGCGCCTTTTCAACGAAGGTTATAAAGCCGATGTTCGCATTAATACTGATAACGGTGGCATTGTTTATGCTCATTCTAACATTATT GGGATGGCTTCTCCTGTATTGGGAGGTATGCTGAAGCAAGCAAATCGTTCCAAACGATGGCGATCAATCTCAATTTTTGGGGTTCCACATGATGCAGTACGAGTTTTTATTCGATTCTTGTACTCTTCCTG ttacgAGAACGAAGAAATGAAGGAATTTGTCCTACATTTGTTGGTGCTGTCACATGTATATGCGGTCCCTCACTTGAAGCGTGAATGTGAACAGAAGCTAGAATTGGGTTTACTCACCATAGATAATGTAGTGGATGTATTTCAACTTGCATTACTGTGTGATGCACCACGGCTCAGTCTCGTTTGTCATCGTAAAATACTAAAAAACTTCAAAACTGTTTCGGAGTCAGAAGGATGGAAAGCAATGAAGCAGAGCCACCCGATTCTAGAAAAGGAACTTCTGGAGTCAATGATTGAAGAAGAAAAT AGTAAGAAGGAGAGGATcagaaaaatgaatgaaaaagaggTCTATCTGCAGTTATACGATGCAATGGAAGCTCTTGTTCACATATGTAGAGATGGTTGTCGAACTATTGGCCCTCATGATAAAGACTTCAAAGCAAACCAACAACCGTGTAGGTATACATCTTGCAAAGGGCTAGAACTTCTTGTTCGCCATTTTGCTGGTTGCAAGTTGAGAGCCCCAGGAGGTTGTGCCCATTGTAAAAGGATGTGGCAACTGTTGGAGCTTCATTCTCGACTATGCGCTGATCCAAATTCATGTAGAGTGCCTCTGTGCAG GAACTTTAGACAGAGACTAGCAAAACAAAGCAAGAAAGACGAAATTAGATGGACAATATTGGTTGAGAAGATCTTGAAAACAAGAGGAATTGGGATTGCACCATGCTTTCGGCCACTATGA
- the LOC131630712 gene encoding formin-like protein 6 — MKLHNSTFNIIIFIFIFFFTLSVSIKLNTTKNESDHHRRILHQPLFPATSAPPPTPTVTPPPPSPNNIPFFHEYPEGPPSNQNQAAPVTTTPNASTANPTATQPAKGTKKVAIVISVGIVTLGMLSALAFFLYKHRAKHPADTQKLVSDSTQRNNNQHDSNSAAPVPSSFLYIGTVEPSRRSTTVNDPRETEKPNRSPYHKLNSVKRSDRYRPSPELQPMPPLSKPHADGNIPPAMSPSSSDEESNETAFHSPQNSSVSQEDGFYTPVTRLFNGNSVKRDNHSTVTPLPLSKRTSPKSRLSAASPDIRHVIIPSIKQTPNPPRHLPEKQLTAGGGHSRKPKFSAPPPPPNLAHLQSTTNTFSSLKPLSTPAPPPPPPPPPPAPAPPPPPPPPPMIRKSLSPPTVSASSASLKRLSVGDDSAFSVTKSSESVSDHVDNINGESVRSSSERFEGEANETESGKPKLKALHWDKVRATSDRATVWDQIKSSSFQLNEDMMESLFGCNNTVNSAPKPKEQGVRKSVLPSLDHENKVLDPKKSQNIAILLRALNVTRDEVSEALLDGNPEGLGAELLETLVKMAPTKEEEIKLKNFNGDLSKLGSAERFLKAVLDIPFAFKRVEAMLYRASFDSEINYLKKSFQTLEAASEELRNSRLFFKLLEAVLRTGNRMNVGTNRGDAKAFKLDTLLKLADIKGTDGKTTLLHFVVQEIIRSEGAETESANRNIPEQMESKFNEEQFKKKGLHVVAGLSKDLDSVKKAAGMDSDVLSGYVTKLETGLEKVRFVLQYEKPDMRGKFFNSTKLFLKYAEDEIVKIKAHEREALFLVKEVTEYFHGNAAKEEAHPLRIFMIVRDFLNILDLVCKEVGRMHDRIVGGASRSFRIASNAPLPVLNRYNGKQDRSSDEESSSSP; from the exons atgaaACTTCATAATTCAACCTTCAATAtcataatcttcatcttcatcttcttcttcacactCTCTGTATCAATCAAACTCAACACTACAAAAAATGAATCCGATCATCACAGGAGGATCCTCCATCAACCATTATTCCCGGCGACTTCAGCTCCACCACCAACCCCCACCGTCACACCACCACCACCTTCTCCCAACAACATTCCATTCTTCCATGAATATCCAGAAGGACCACCGTCGAATCAGAATCAAGCAGCACCGGTAACAACAACACCAAACGCTTCAACGGCGAATCCAACAGCAACACAGCCAGCAAAAGGAACGAAAAAGGTTGCCATTGTGATCTCCGTTGGAATTGTGACGCTTGGAATGTTGTCGGCGTTGGCTTTCTTTTTATACAAACACAGAGCAAAACACCCTGCGGATACACAGAAGCTAGTGAGTGATAGCACACAGAGGAACAATAATCAACATGATTCAAATTCAGCAGCTCCGGTACCGTCGAGTTTTCTCTATATTGGGACTGTGGAACCTTCCAGAAGGTCAACGACGGTCAACGATCCCAGAGAAACAGAAAAGCCTAACCGTTCGCCGTATCATAAACTGAATTCCGTTAAGCGATCCGATCGGTATCGACCGAGTCCTGAATTGCAGCCAATGCCGCCGTTAAGTAAGCCTCATGCCGACGGAAACATCCCGCCGGCGATGTCTCCGTCTTCTTCCGATGAGGAAAGTAACGAGACAGCGTTTCATTCGCCGCAGAACTCGTCGGTAAGTCAAGAAGACGGATTTTACACGCCGGTTACGCGTCTCTTTAACGGTAACTCTGTGAAGAGAGATAATCATTCGACGGTTACGCCTCTTCCGTTATCGAAGAGAACTTCACCGAAATCTCGTCTCTCTGCTGCGTCGCCGGATATACGACACGTCATCATACCGTCTATCAAACAGACTCCAAATCCGCCACGTCATCTACCAGAAAAACAGTTAACCGCCGGAGGAGGACATTCAAGGAAGCCGAAATTCTCAGCACCGCCACCACCTCCGAATTTGGCGCATCTTCAATCAACAACTAATACATTTTCTTCACTTAAACCTCTATCTACTCCTGctcctccaccaccaccaccaccaccgccaCCAGCTCCTGCTCCTCCGCCACCACCTCCACCACCACCAATGATTCGAAAGTCATTGTCGCCGCCGACGGTTTCAGCATCTTCTGCATCTCTAAAGAGGTTAAGCGTAGGGGATGATTCAGCTTTTAGTGTAACAAAAAGTTCAGAGTCTGTTTCAGATCATGTTGATAATATTAATGGTGAGAGTGTGAGATCTTCTTCTGAGAGGTTTGAAGGTGAAGCTAATGAAACGGAAAGTGGAAAACCGAAGTTGAAAGCTTTGCATTGGGATAAAGTTCGAGCTACTTCAGATCGTGCTACCGTGTGGgaccaaataaaatcaagttcATTTCA ATTAAATGAGGATATGATGGAGTCCTTGTTTGGCTGCAACAATACAGTGAATTCTGCTCCAAAACCGAAAGAACAAGGGGTTAGAAAATCAGTTCTTCCCTctcttgatcatgagaacaagGTGTTAGATCCTAAGAAGTCACAGAACATAGCTATACTTCTAAGGGCACTGAATGTGACAAGAGATGAGGTTTCTGAAGCTCTTTTAGATG GGAATCCTGAAGGTTTGGGTGCTGAGCTATTGGAAACCCTAGTAAAGATGGCTCCTACTAAAGAGGAAGAGATAAAATTGAAAAACTTTAACGGCGATCTCTCAAAACTTGGATCTGCAGAGAGATTTCTTAAAGCAGTGCTTGATATCCCTTTTGCCTTCAAAAGAGTTGAAGCCATGCTATACAGAGCCAGTTTTGATTCAGAAATCAACTACCTCAAGAAGTCTTTCCAAACCCTTGAG GCAGCAAGTGAGGAATTAAGGAACAGTCGGTTATTCTTCAAACTCCTTGAAGCTGTCCTCAGGACAGGAAACAGAATGAATGTCGGCACTAATCGAGGTGACGCTAAAGCTTTCAAACTCGACACACTCCTAAAACTCGCAGATATAAAGGGAACAGATGGAAAAACCACATTACTCCACTTTGTTGTCCAAGAGATCATTAGATCTGAAGGTGCAGAAACTGAATCTGCAAACAGAAATATTCCCGAACAAATGGAGTCCAAATTTAACGAGGAGCAGTTTAAGAAGAAAGGATTGCATGTTGTGGCTGGTCTCAGTAAAGACCTTGATAGTGTCAAAAAAGCAGCAGGAATGGACTCAGATGTCTTAAGTGGCTACGTTACAAAGCTTGAAACGGGGCTTGAAAAAGTGCGGTTTGTTTTGCAATATGAAAAGCCAGATATGAGAGGCAAATTCTTTAATTCCACGAAGCTCTTTTTGAAATATGCAGAAGatgaaattgtgaaaattaagGCTCATGAGAGAGAGGCTTTATTCCTTGTGAAAGAAGTTACTGAATACTTTCATGGGAATGCAGCAAAAGAAGAAGCACACCCTTTAAGAATTTTCATGATTGTGAGAGATTTTCTAAACATTTTGGATTTGGTTTGCAAAGAAGTGGGAAGGATGCATGATAGAATCGTCGGCGGAGCTTCAAGATCCTTCAGAATAGCTTCAAATGCACCGTTACCGGTTCTTAACAGGTACAATGGGAAACAAGATAGAAGCTCAGATGAGGAAAGCTCATCATCCCCTTAA